A region from the Thauera humireducens genome encodes:
- a CDS encoding M48 family metallopeptidase has protein sequence MARSVRPRRLFALRSKLARRLTFGAAAGLGLLCVLTLASATLTLHALGSSWAAINAGLPIFAGMWSLLAVLAGLASGGLAGILLSAPPRAEGIRLPRRAAEDLFALLDNTAVRLGIEPVRQVFVTDHMNAHVAQRPRWGCVGPLQTCLMIGLPLAHSLSPAQFGAVLAHELAHLSAQRLGWGGVGAHLRAWWMRTVDRAADRFPWLEVPLERMTQRYCIAMLRLARIEEFEADALAASLVGRGLMGDALVEVGLKARFLERDFWPQVDAHGARRRRPRLRPYRDLALGVEAGFTRTVSEHAVALEEAGGERFALHPSLHQRLSALGLRCRVPEGEAVSAADRYLAPLLPSLAWVFDCAWWHAASENRRQRRSRARYEMVRED, from the coding sequence ATGGCCCGCTCCGTCCGTCCCCGAAGGCTCTTCGCGCTGCGATCGAAACTCGCCCGGCGCCTGACCTTCGGTGCCGCGGCCGGTCTGGGCCTGCTCTGCGTGCTCACGCTCGCCAGCGCGACCTTGACCCTGCACGCGCTGGGCAGCAGCTGGGCCGCAATCAATGCGGGCCTACCCATCTTCGCCGGCATGTGGAGCCTGCTGGCCGTGCTGGCGGGGCTCGCGAGCGGGGGGCTCGCCGGGATATTGCTGAGTGCGCCGCCTCGGGCCGAGGGCATTCGCCTGCCGCGCCGCGCGGCCGAGGATCTGTTCGCCCTGCTCGACAACACGGCGGTGCGCCTCGGGATCGAGCCGGTGCGCCAGGTGTTCGTCACCGACCACATGAACGCCCACGTCGCGCAGCGGCCGCGTTGGGGCTGCGTCGGGCCGCTACAGACTTGCCTGATGATCGGACTTCCGCTGGCTCACAGCCTGTCGCCGGCGCAGTTCGGTGCGGTTCTGGCGCATGAACTGGCCCATCTGTCCGCGCAGCGACTGGGCTGGGGCGGCGTCGGAGCGCATCTGCGGGCATGGTGGATGCGCACGGTCGACCGCGCCGCAGATCGCTTCCCCTGGCTGGAAGTCCCGCTCGAGCGGATGACGCAGCGCTACTGCATCGCGATGCTCCGCCTCGCCCGGATCGAGGAGTTCGAGGCCGACGCGCTGGCGGCAAGTCTCGTCGGTCGCGGCCTGATGGGCGATGCGCTCGTCGAGGTGGGGCTCAAGGCGCGCTTCCTCGAACGCGATTTCTGGCCCCAGGTCGATGCGCACGGCGCCCGGCGCCGCCGTCCGCGGCTGCGGCCTTATCGCGATCTTGCGCTTGGTGTGGAGGCCGGCTTCACGCGCACGGTGTCCGAGCATGCGGTCGCACTGGAAGAGGCCGGCGGCGAACGCTTCGCCCTCCATCCTTCGCTGCATCAGCGCCTCAGCGCGCTTGGACTGCGCTGCCGCGTGCCGGAAGGCGAAGCCGTGTCGGCTGCGGACCGCTATCTGGCACCGCTGCTGCCGAGCCTGGCGTGGGTGTTCGACTGCGCCTGGTGGCATGCCGCAAGCGAGAACCGCCGGCAGCGACGCAGCCGTGCGCGCTACGAGATGGTGCGCGAGGACTGA
- a CDS encoding DEAD/DEAH box helicase translates to MNSEVTFVSLGLAEPILRAIGEAGYTHPTPIQAQAIPQVLAGGDLLAAAQTGTGKTAGFTLPLLHILSQTHAHPHPPGRPRCLILTPTRELAAQVEESVQTYGKHLPLNSLVMFGGVNINPQISALKKRVDILVATPGRLLDHVGQRTLDLSGVEILVLDEADRMLDMGFIRDIRKVLALLPKKRQNLLFSATFSDEIRELAHGLLHNPGTVEVAPRNTTAERVDQAVYMVGQKHKRELLAHLIKEKQWFQALVFTRTKHGANKLAEYLSKHDIPAAAIHGNKSQAARTRALSQFKDGSLPVLVATDIAARGLDIDQLPQVVNFELPNVPEDYVHRIGRTGRAGAAGNAISLVDSEEAKLLTAIERLIKRRIDRVVAEDFVPSAGAEAAHDADHQREPLPRRGGGRAGQGRPSERPANGGRNAGTGKPGGRAPQRPRGEADGNRAPAQPQRREVDGNRMSPSRPEVDGNRGAQQRRPEADGNRRPAASHAPQGRDRRPAPRAALFSAKPGDGNR, encoded by the coding sequence ATGAATTCCGAAGTCACTTTCGTCAGCCTCGGGCTGGCCGAACCCATCCTGCGTGCCATCGGCGAAGCCGGTTACACCCACCCCACCCCCATTCAGGCGCAGGCCATCCCGCAGGTGCTCGCGGGCGGCGACCTGCTTGCCGCGGCCCAGACCGGCACCGGCAAGACCGCCGGCTTCACGCTGCCGCTGCTGCACATCCTGTCGCAAACTCATGCTCACCCGCATCCGCCGGGCCGTCCGCGCTGCCTGATCCTCACCCCGACGCGCGAGCTCGCCGCCCAGGTCGAGGAGTCGGTACAGACCTACGGCAAGCATCTGCCACTGAACTCGCTGGTGATGTTCGGCGGTGTCAACATCAACCCGCAGATCAGCGCGCTGAAGAAGCGCGTCGACATCCTCGTCGCCACCCCCGGCCGCCTGCTCGACCACGTCGGCCAGCGCACCCTGGACCTCTCCGGCGTCGAGATCCTGGTGCTGGACGAAGCCGACCGCATGCTCGACATGGGCTTCATCCGCGACATCCGCAAGGTGCTCGCCCTGCTGCCGAAAAAGCGCCAGAACCTGCTGTTCTCGGCGACCTTCTCCGACGAGATCCGCGAACTCGCCCACGGCCTGCTGCACAACCCGGGCACGGTCGAAGTGGCGCCGCGCAACACCACCGCCGAACGCGTCGACCAGGCCGTCTACATGGTCGGCCAGAAGCACAAGCGCGAACTGCTCGCCCACCTGATCAAGGAAAAGCAGTGGTTCCAGGCGCTGGTGTTCACCCGCACCAAGCACGGCGCCAACAAGCTGGCCGAGTACCTCAGCAAGCACGACATCCCGGCGGCGGCGATTCACGGCAACAAGAGCCAGGCGGCACGTACGCGCGCGCTGTCCCAGTTCAAGGACGGCTCGCTGCCGGTGCTGGTCGCGACCGACATCGCCGCGCGCGGCCTGGACATCGACCAGTTGCCGCAGGTGGTGAACTTCGAGCTGCCCAACGTGCCCGAAGACTACGTGCACCGCATCGGCCGTACCGGTCGCGCCGGGGCCGCAGGCAACGCGATCTCGCTGGTCGACAGCGAGGAAGCCAAGCTGCTGACCGCCATCGAGCGCCTGATCAAGCGCCGCATCGACCGCGTCGTGGCCGAGGACTTCGTGCCCAGCGCCGGCGCCGAAGCCGCGCACGATGCCGACCACCAGCGCGAACCCCTGCCGCGTCGCGGCGGCGGTCGCGCAGGCCAGGGCCGACCGAGTGAGCGGCCCGCGAACGGCGGACGCAACGCTGGCACCGGCAAGCCCGGCGGCCGCGCACCCCAACGCCCGCGCGGCGAGGCGGACGGCAATCGCGCCCCCGCGCAGCCCCAGCGCCGTGAGGTGGACGGCAACCGCATGTCGCCGTCCCGCCCCGAAGTCGATGGCAACCGTGGTGCGCAGCAGCGTCGCCCGGAAGCGGACGGCAACCGCCGCCCCGCCGCCAGCCACGCACCCCAGGGCCGTGACCGCCGCCCGGCGCCGCGCGCCGCGCTGTTCTCGGCCAAGCCGGGAGACGGCAACCGCTGA